A genomic segment from Anopheles merus strain MAF unplaced genomic scaffold, AmerM5.1 LNR4000053, whole genome shotgun sequence encodes:
- the LOC121601285 gene encoding GATA zinc finger domain-containing protein 14-like isoform X2 — MWNKLFKSKSKSSKNLSNRSCSSGLETSSPKPGPSKSTSNGLNLVSQYEQYGSSFDDMPEPVRMRMRPDTHDSNDLDLASATNHRDSIGVEMCGIPMRRSKLSSAFKSLSLKRSASKSRLKLVTSPEEISSVPSSNGYTEGPPKKDLNDYEILSASKRASLRPCKSDNNLNEKQLYTEAEKEEPVYIEECKSYETFDPSYEPPPNLELQPCPICLRKFAPASLSKHTGICERVQTKKRKPFDSSRQRREGTELASYLPKNFGLPQKTVSSSNEAIPVRKLSLSKTPTFERKEFSPTTMSTSMPSASTPKPALKRSMSQQNEPCPYCERCFGMKAYDRHVEWCREKAILNRNVNNNQSISAAKERLQARIQYKAPQIRSKRALNREKYSGSLSCSGSTNSLAELDLHMPRHNSMSSSVSSDNGYSPDRYDPFLSARRQLEELFSPATSLIHTSSPSSTTSTSRLNQMSPNGGTANDKSASGNATKHTHHNSNFRRAYSLRMPRKVSRPMYVEKAKSNIQKGITDDGPVSPNFLKSSEYDELPIKSTFNALQMAEPKPKMRDSSTVRKNLKLEIRDPNNPAGGEIPLSKTDSLAVFLKYENELALSEKDMKDKSNSLSKRTSSLSAEVNQQKKQELLSVAPSPVKANETITVDEEQQKHKKNVQAIEDETAKKQTKKLVPIKLEPINITYNSNNASEATDIKPVVISLDAIIGKSSIKKQKEPQMDSDNRADNSYIDPKLINKCDNLPINLVMPSTKDAGGSCSSRNSNTIGNICSDENQLALKTIEPKVERSAVISPPPRASVSVAPKPPERTRKETCFDYRKSNNEPSSSDHSTSNNSSPTTSHSSSPVDHRISKNSTNCDKRPQLSRQDREDSGYRTGQESGQSDVHEQPKKPSPSPSACKNNEDNVPKNPAFKPTYELNRLISPSSALNNFSNTLSSSNSTAPSTPVNRDRPTISSALEHFDVDEFMQSLEDLHRQSPISAREYKHSLFVHSNSSITRRSVASSQSDHTNNNKRSNSLDSGHGNSVANSIRYVRKHESSGVPRMDVCVRNGSGTASNNNSSNSSSSFSSSSHYSNSNNSNSYYNSSSTNNNNSHNHSTSASNANDAAKCAEVVHPLAEQMNYARNSPAIARRRRSEDAAGISLPAVPPSPSSNTGGSGALSSLQNLPNIHKATAADTLLNGNNTTMQQPGTLPYYSSPSPVNGRKNSYSNKSYHANNTGTSASTPASSHLTGNVHEPRYPAESFDHLERDLLKSVQELNRMCGSSSSVCSIDSEELYGVEDYPLNKRSSERSQASADSAYRSLSTQSPPDYAPPVPIRQARPNSRSSTTSQSQPAQSTNEPFNSLSLHTALPPITTAIIKGHRMEAHLMKDSPEGGQNLIMNPMSKFCHECGARFMISSAKFCMSCGVRRIMLE, encoded by the exons ATGTGGAACAAATTATTTAAGAGCAAGTCAAAATCATCAAAGAACCTGTCCAATCGTTCATGTTCTTCTGGATTGGAAACCTCGTCACCAAAACCTGGCCCATCGAAATCTACATCCAATGGGCTAAATCTGGTATCCCAGTACGAACAGTATGGCAGCAGCTTTGATGACATGCCAGAACCCGTACGAATGCGAATGCGCCCTGATACACACGATTCAAATGATCTGGATTTAGCCAGTGCAACGAATCATCGAGATTCTATCGGCGTTGAAATGTGCGGCATACCGATGCGTCGGTCGAAGCTGTCTAGTGCATTTAAAAGCCTAAGTCTGAAGCGAAGTGCTTCGAAAAGTCGTCTCAAATTAGTCACCAGCCCCGAGGAGATTTCTTCAGTGCCCAGTTCTAATGGTTACACCGAAGGACCACCGAAGAAGGATCTTAACGACTACGAAATCCTAAGTGCCAGTAAACGGGCATCGCTGAGACCGTGCAAATCAG ATAATAATCTCAACGAAAAACAACTATACACGGAAGCCGAAAAGGAAGAGCCTGTCTACATTGAAGAATGCAAGTCTTACGAAACATTTGACCCATCGTACGAACCACCACCGAACCTTGAACTGCAACCATGTCCCATCTGTTTGAGAAAGTTTGCACCGGCGTCGTTATCCAAACATACCGGTATTTGTGAGCGAGTTCAAACGAAAAAACGGAAACCGTTCGATTCCTCTCGCCAGCGACGGGAAGGGACCGAGCTTGCGTCTTACCTGCCGAAGAATTTTGGACTCCCTCAAAAGACGGTAAGCTCCTCAAATgag GCCATACCCGTCAGGAAGCTAAGCCTTAGCAAAACACCTACTTTTGAGCGCAAAGAGTTCAGCCCCACAACGATGTCTACATCAATGCCTAGCGCGAGTACACCAAAGCCGGCTTTAAAGCGTAGCATGTCACAGCAGAACGAACCATGTCCATACTGCGAGCGATGCTTTGGCATGAAAGCATACGATCGACATGTCGAGTGGTGCCGTGAGAAGGCAATACTCAACCGAAACGTTAACAACAACCAAAGCATTTCGGCAGCAAAGGAAAGACTTCAAGCAAGAATTCAATACAAAGCTCCGCAAATACG ATCAAAACGTGCCTTAAACCGGGAAAAATATTCAGGAAGCTTGAGTTGCAGTGGTTCAACAAACAGTCTGGCCGAGTTAGATCTACACATGCCACGCCACAATTCGATGAGTTCATCCGTCTCGAGCGATAA TGGATACAGCCCTGACCGTTACGATCCATTCCTGTCTGCCAGACGACAGCTCGAGGAATTATTTTCCCCTGCCACTTCTTTGATCCATACCAGTTCTCCAAGCAGTACTACCAGCACATCACGTCTCAATCAAATGAGCCCGAACGGTGGTACTGCAAACGACAAATCAGCGAGTGGCAACGCAACGAAACATACTCACCACAACTCGAACTTCCGGCGTGCGTACTCCCTACGAATGCCGCGCAAAGTATCTCGCCCAATGTATGTGGAGAAAGCAAAATCAAACATACAGAAGGGCATAACCGACGATGGCCCGGTGTCACCGAATTTTCTGAAATCCTCTGAGTATGACGAACTGCCGATCAAATCGACGTTTAACGCACTGCAGATGGCGGAGCCGAAACCGAAAATGCGTGATTCCAGCACAGTTCGAAAGAATCTCAAGCTGGAGATTAGGGATCCGAACAATCCGGCTGGCGGGGAGATACCGCTGTCAAAAACAGACTCATTAGCCGTGTTTCTGAAGTACGAAAACGAGCTAGCATTAAGTGAAAAGGACATGAAGGACAAAAGTAATAGTCTCAGTAAGCGGACATCATCACTCAGTGCCGAGGtaaatcagcaaaaaaaacaggagcTTTTGAGCGTAGCTCCTAGTCCAGTGAAAGCTAACGAAACAATTACAGTCGACGaagagcagcaaaaacacaagaaaaatgTCCAAGCGATCGAGGatgaaacagcaaaaaagcaaacaaaaaagttagtTCCAATAAAACTGGAACCGATCAACATTACCTACAACAGTAACAATGCAAGTGAAGCCACTGATATTAAGCCAGTGGTCATATCACTAGATGCAATTATTGGAAAGTCTAGTAttaaaaaacagaaagaacCACAGATGGACAGTGACAATCGTGCTGATAACAGCTATATCGATCCAAAGCTTATAAACAAATGTGATAATTTACCGATAAATCTTGTCATGCCTTCTACAAAAGATGCTGGTGGTAGTTGCAGCAGTAGGAATAGCAACACAATTGGCAATATTTGTTCGGATGAAAACCAGCTCGCTTTAAAAACTATCGAGCCGAAAGTGGAACGATCTGCTGTAATATCGCCACCTCCCAGGGCCTCCGTCAGTGTGGCTCCAAAACCACCAGAACGAACGCGAAAAGAAACTTGTTTCGATTATCGCAAAAGCAACAACGAACCTAGCAGCAGCGACCATAGCACAAGCAATAACAGTAGTCCCACAACGAGTCATTCCTCCAGCCCAGTGGATCATAGGATAAGCAAGAATAGTACAAACTGTGACAAACGACCACAGCTCAGTCGACAAGATCGAGAAGATTCGGGATACCGCACAGGACAAGAGTCTGGGCAGTCAGATGTGCATGAGCAACCCAAGAAGCCTTCCCCATCGCCGTCTGCATGCAAGAACAATGAGGATAACGTGCCCAAAAATCCCGCGTTCAAACCGACGTACGAACTGAACCGGTTGATTTCCCCATCGTCAGCTTTGAATAATTTTAGCAACACACTATCATCGTCAAACAGCACAGCGCCGTCCACTCCTGTTAACCGTGACCGTCCAACTATATCTTCGGCACTCGAGCATTTCGATGTTGACGAATTCATGCAATCGCTGGAAGATTTGCATCGACAATCACCAATCAGTGCGAGGGAGTACAAACATTCGTTGTTTGTCCATTCCAACAGCTCCATCACCAGACGGAGTGTAGCCTCCAGTCAATCCGATCATACTAATAATAACAAGCGAAGCAACAGTCTCGACAGTGGACATGGCAATTCGGTTGCTAACTCGATCCGCTACGTACGCAAACACGAGAGTAGTGGCGTGCCAAgaatggatgtgtgtgtgcggaatgGTAGTGGCACAGCCAGTAATAATAACAGTagcaatagtagtagtagctttAGTAGTTCTAGCCATTACAGTAATAGTAACAACAGTAACTCTTACTACAACAGCAGCTCGACTAATAACAACAATTCACATAATCACAGCACCAGTGCTAGCAATGCCAATGATGCTGCAAAGTGCGCTGAAGTTGTTCATCCGCTGGCCGAGCAAATGAATTACGCTCGAAACTCTCCAGCCATCGCCCGTCGGCGGAGAAGCGAGGATGCAGCGGGCATATCGCTTCCTGCTGTACCGCCATCGCCTAGTAGTAACACCGGTGGAAGCGGTGCCTTATCCAGCTTGCAGAACTTACCAAACATTCATAAAGCAACAGCGGCGGATACATTGCTTAATGGAAATAATACGACTATGCAACAACCCGGAACGCTTCCTTACTACTCATCGCCGAGTCCAGTCAACGGTAGGAAGAACAGCTACAGTAACAAATCCTATCACGCTAATAATACTGGTACGTCCGCCTCGACTCCGGCATCATCTCACCTAACCGGAAACGTACACGAACCGCGCTATCCAGCGGAATCGTTCGATCATCTTGAGCGCGATCTGCTGAAAAGCGTGCAAGAATTAAATCGCATGTGCGGCTCCTCGTCCTCGGTATGCTCGATCGATTCCGAGGAGTTGTACGGCGTGGAAGACTACCCGCTTAACAAACGATCGTCTGAACGATCGCAAGCCAGTGCTGATTCAGCCTATCGCAG TCTATCTACGCAGTCACCACCAGACTACGCACCCCCTGTGCCTATACGTCAAGCACGGCCGAATTCTCGCAGCTCAACTACCAGTCAGAGCCAACCGGCGCAGTCAACGAACGAACCGTTCAATAGCCTTTCGTTACACACAGCCCTTCCACCGATCACGACCGCTATTATCAAGGGCCACAGAATGGAGGCCCATCTCATGAAAGATAGTCCGGAGGGGGGCCAAAATCTGATCATGAATCCAATGTCCAAATTTTGCCATGAATGTGGCGCACGCTTCATGATTAGTAGCGCTAAGTTTTGCATGTCGTGCGGCGTACGACGAATTATGCTGGAATAG